From the genome of Actinacidiphila yeochonensis CN732, one region includes:
- a CDS encoding ISAzo13 family transposase, which yields MRISDEVRLQLAHRFEVLLAHLNERQRRLAMATEARLLGHGGVRLVARIAGVSETTVRKGVFELEDGAEPLSEGRVRRSGGGRMRAEVVDPSLVPALMGLVEPDERGDPMSPLRWTTKSLRHLAAELSRQGHRVTAPTVGRLLKENGFSLQGTAKTLEGDQHPDREAQFRYINEQVKKHQAAGQPVISVDSKKKEQVGRLPMAGQEWRPTGDPIQVEDHSFFAGTHVQTAVPYGIYDMTANTGWVNVGVDHDTSAFAVASIRRWWQARGRLEYPRATRLLITADAGGSNSYRYRLWKAELASFAAETGLTVTVCHFPPGTSKWNKIEHRLFSHITMNWRGRPLTSHEVVLNTIAATTTSTGLKIEAALDQGSYPTGIQVSREQLEALPITAHDRHGKWNYSIAPAVGDAAALTAQSADERAAVRARTLQALTDPRLIGMTDGELAALQSKLAPEQEARREQRRYVLRGGRRVATTGRSRSLLSNADEVLVTVVYLRQACPQKVLCDLLGINPVTIGQAIKATRQLLDEHKISVTPTVVRYFTRSQDLRAFLTHDGPDQHPMGPSRHALTAPDLTGMSRQSLHDLLEELIVPYAAAIEKRRHQHRGGDRRPSTRGGVFRQKITDGDRILATILYRRRVCGLDTLAELFDISRSTLWNAINDVLPVLDAHGLDIAPAERRFPTAADLLAATGAQDDFPDRHVVL from the coding sequence ATGCGCATATCCGACGAGGTCCGCCTGCAACTCGCTCACCGCTTCGAAGTCCTGCTAGCGCACTTGAACGAGCGTCAGCGACGCTTGGCGATGGCGACGGAGGCACGCTTGCTCGGCCATGGAGGTGTGCGCCTGGTCGCGCGGATCGCCGGGGTCAGCGAAACCACCGTCCGCAAGGGAGTCTTCGAACTCGAGGATGGTGCTGAGCCGCTGTCCGAGGGCCGCGTTCGGCGCTCTGGCGGTGGGCGGATGCGGGCCGAGGTCGTCGATCCGTCCCTGGTCCCGGCGCTGATGGGGCTGGTCGAGCCGGACGAGCGCGGTGATCCGATGTCGCCGTTGCGCTGGACCACGAAGTCGTTGCGGCATCTGGCCGCCGAGTTGTCCCGGCAGGGCCATCGAGTGACCGCGCCGACCGTCGGCCGACTGTTGAAGGAGAACGGCTTCAGCCTCCAGGGCACCGCCAAGACCCTGGAAGGCGACCAACACCCCGACCGCGAAGCGCAGTTCCGCTACATCAACGAACAGGTCAAGAAGCACCAGGCTGCCGGACAGCCCGTGATCAGCGTCGACTCGAAGAAGAAGGAGCAGGTCGGCCGGCTGCCGATGGCAGGGCAGGAGTGGCGGCCCACGGGTGATCCGATCCAGGTCGAGGACCACAGCTTCTTCGCCGGCACCCACGTCCAGACCGCAGTCCCCTACGGAATCTACGACATGACCGCGAACACCGGCTGGGTGAACGTCGGCGTCGACCACGACACCTCCGCGTTCGCGGTTGCCTCCATCCGCCGCTGGTGGCAGGCACGCGGCCGACTCGAATACCCGCGGGCGACCCGGTTGCTGATCACCGCTGATGCGGGAGGTTCGAACAGCTACCGCTACCGTCTGTGGAAGGCCGAGCTGGCCTCGTTCGCTGCCGAGACGGGCCTGACGGTCACGGTCTGCCACTTCCCGCCGGGCACGTCGAAGTGGAACAAGATCGAGCACCGGCTCTTCTCGCACATCACCATGAACTGGCGCGGACGACCCCTGACCAGCCACGAAGTCGTCCTCAACACCATCGCCGCAACCACCACGAGCACGGGCCTGAAGATCGAAGCAGCCCTCGACCAGGGCTCCTACCCGACCGGCATCCAGGTCAGCCGCGAGCAACTCGAAGCCCTGCCGATCACGGCCCACGACCGGCACGGGAAATGGAACTACAGCATCGCCCCCGCCGTCGGCGACGCCGCGGCCCTGACCGCGCAGAGCGCCGACGAGCGCGCTGCCGTCCGCGCCCGGACTCTGCAGGCGCTTACCGACCCCCGCCTGATCGGCATGACTGACGGGGAACTCGCTGCTCTCCAAAGCAAGTTGGCCCCCGAGCAGGAAGCCCGGCGCGAGCAACGCCGCTACGTCCTGCGCGGCGGCAGGCGCGTTGCCACCACTGGCCGCAGCCGGTCCCTGCTCTCGAACGCGGACGAGGTCCTGGTCACCGTGGTCTACCTGCGGCAGGCCTGCCCGCAGAAGGTGCTGTGCGACCTGCTCGGGATCAACCCCGTCACCATTGGGCAGGCCATCAAGGCCACCCGACAACTGCTCGACGAACACAAGATCAGTGTCACGCCGACCGTGGTCCGCTACTTCACCCGCTCCCAGGATCTGCGCGCCTTCCTCACCCACGACGGCCCCGATCAGCATCCGATGGGGCCAAGCCGACACGCGCTCACGGCCCCCGACCTGACCGGCATGAGCCGCCAGTCCCTCCATGACCTGCTCGAAGAGCTGATCGTGCCCTATGCGGCCGCGATCGAGAAGCGACGGCACCAGCACCGCGGTGGCGACCGCCGCCCCAGCACCCGCGGCGGCGTCTTCCGGCAGAAGATCACCGACGGCGACCGCATCCTCGCGACGATCCTCTACCGGCGCCGCGTCTGCGGCCTCGACACACTCGCCGAACTCTTCGACATCTCCCGCAGCACCCTCTGGAACGCAATCAACGACGTCCTCCCCGTTCTCGACGCCCACGGCCTCGACATCGCCCCCGCCGAACGCCGGTTCCCCACCGCAGCCGACCTCCTGGCCGCGACAGGAGCACAAGACGACTTCCCAGATCGCCATGTTGTTCTTTGA
- a CDS encoding type II toxin-antitoxin system VapC family toxin, whose product MIIWDTGALVAAADADDQDHARCVELMRRTPRPLLVPYPVLTEVCYLLEREHGTRAEAAFLRSISLGQISLIPLAAQDIDRMVELVEKYADFPLGAVDASVFAVAERLGADAIATLDRRHFSVVCPKAPLSFTLLP is encoded by the coding sequence GTGATCATCTGGGACACCGGGGCGCTGGTCGCCGCTGCCGATGCCGACGACCAGGACCACGCCCGCTGCGTCGAGCTGATGCGCCGCACCCCACGCCCGCTGCTGGTGCCCTACCCGGTGCTCACCGAAGTCTGTTACCTGCTCGAACGCGAACACGGAACTCGCGCAGAGGCCGCCTTCCTGCGCTCCATCAGCCTCGGACAGATCAGCCTGATCCCCCTGGCTGCCCAGGACATCGACCGCATGGTCGAGCTGGTCGAGAAGTACGCCGACTTTCCTCTCGGCGCGGTCGACGCCTCCGTCTTCGCGGTCGCCGAACGACTCGGAGCGGACGCCATCGCCACCCTCGACCGCCGCCACTTCAGCGTCGTCTGCCCCAAGGCGCCCCTCTCCTTCACCCTGCTGCCGTAG
- a CDS encoding IS630 family transposase (programmed frameshift) codes for MRYPQGGGLTAERQGRREELRFQAAERFACGEGSTSIARDLRVSVRSVQRWRHAWAEGGQRALWSQGPASLPRLSEKQFAQLEAELAKGPAAHGWEDQRWTLSRVKTVIGRRFHLTYTVQGVRKLLVRNGWSCQVPARRAMERDDDAVAVGQGGLAPRGRLAAARGAWLVFEDEAGFSMTPPRARTWSPRGRTPVVRVRGRSRRRVSIAALTCYKPGHKSRLIYRPRRDDGNRDGRKSFSRRDYRDLLIAAHRQLGGPIVLIWDNLNVHKAAGLREFADSHDWLTIYYLPPYAPDLNPVEGIWSLLRRGWLSNVAFTTPEHLIDTIRHGLRSIQYHSNLIDGCLTETGLTIQPT; via the exons GTGCGGTATCCACAGGGTGGCGGGTTGACCGCCGAACGGCAGGGAAGGCGCGAGGAGTTACGGTTTCAGGCGGCTGAGCGGTTTGCCTGCGGCGAGGGCAGTACGTCGATTGCCAGGGATCTGCGGGTCAGTGTCCGCTCGGTGCAGCGGTGGCGTCATGCGTGGGCTGAGGGCGGTCAGCGGGCTTTGTGGTCGCAGGGGCCGGCGTCGCTGCCGAGGCTGAGCGAGAAGCAGTTCGCCCAGTTGGAGGCGGAACTGGCGAAGGGGCCTGCTGCGCATGGCTGGGAGGATCAGCGCTGGACCCTGAGCCGCGTGAAGACCGTGATTGGTCGACGCTTCCACCTGACCTACACCGTTCAGGGGGTGCGCAAGCTGCTGGTCCGTAACGGCTGGTCCTGTCAGGTTCCGGCCCGGCGTGCCATGGAACGCGACGATGATGCCGTGGCT GTGGGTCAAGGAGGTCTGGCCCCGCGCGGAAGGCTAGCGGCGGCTCGTGGGGCCTGGTTGGTCTTCGAGGACGAAGCCGGCTTCTCCATGACGCCGCCGCGTGCCAGAACATGGTCGCCGCGTGGCCGCACTCCGGTCGTGCGGGTCCGCGGCCGTTCCCGCAGACGCGTCTCGATCGCCGCACTGACCTGCTACAAACCCGGCCACAAGTCCCGGCTGATCTATCGGCCGCGCAGAGATGACGGCAACCGTGACGGTCGCAAGAGCTTCTCCCGGCGCGACTACCGTGACCTCCTCATCGCCGCCCACCGGCAACTCGGCGGCCCGATCGTCCTCATCTGGGACAACCTCAACGTCCACAAAGCTGCCGGCCTGCGCGAGTTCGCCGACTCACACGACTGGCTGACCATCTACTACCTGCCGCCCTACGCCCCCGACCTCAACCCCGTCGAAGGGATCTGGTCCCTGCTGCGACGCGGGTGGCTGTCCAACGTCGCCTTCACCACCCCCGAACACCTCATCGACACCATTCGCCACGGCCTCCGCAGCATCCAGTACCACAGCAACCTGATCGACGGCTGCCTCACCGAAACCGGCCTGACCATCCAACCCACATGA
- a CDS encoding HNH endonuclease, with translation MDDLIPRIRNTLVDPRGGISRQSPSLLWTWHHAGPDGLMQLVPRIQHEAPGNLQNLFHPGGVGGFSIWG, from the coding sequence ATGGACGATCTCATTCCCAGAATTCGCAATACGCTGGTCGATCCACGAGGCGGCATCTCTCGTCAGTCGCCCTCGCTCCTGTGGACCTGGCATCATGCTGGTCCTGACGGCCTGATGCAGCTAGTTCCTCGAATCCAGCATGAGGCACCAGGAAACCTACAGAACTTGTTCCATCCGGGAGGTGTTGGTGGATTCTCAATCTGGGGATGA